AGGAACTGGGTTTCGTGGATTTGCCGTTCCTGTTCAAGTCCAACGAACAGGCAAGAAACGCCATGGCGGGTGGTCTGGGGCAACACCTCAGCAAATGCATCGAAGACATCTGCAATTACCGCATCTTGGGCTATTTCGAAAACGGCTTCAGGCATATTTCCAACAAGCTGCACCCAGTGCATGTGCCAGCTGACATGAAGGGCCTAAAAACGCGCGTGCTGCCAAGCAACATCCAGGTGCGAACCTTCCAACTTTTGGGCGCAGACCCCCTTCGAATTGACCTGTCTGAAGCCATCAAGGGTGTCGTCGAAGGCACCTTGGATGCGCAGGAAAATCCGCTCGCCAATACCGTGACCTATGGCGTGCATAAGTTTCATCCCTATCACACGCTCAGCAATCATTTCTATATTTCGCGGCCGATATTCGCGCATCGGGATTCATTCGAAGCCATGCCTGATGACATCCGCGAAGCTTTCCAAAAGGAAATATCCAACGTCATTCCGATGCAGCAGGAATGGGCCGTGGCGGAAGAAGACATCGCCCAACAAGCTCTCTTGGATGAAGGCTGTGAGATCGTGGAACTGAGCGATGAAGAACACGCCGCATTTGTCGCCGCGGTTGGCCCGTTGTTGGACGACGCACGAGATATGTTTGGAAATGAAATGTTTGAATTGTTGGAGCAAGCCTGATGAGATTTTGCCGCTATAATGATAACCGGCTGGGTGTGGTGCGGGGCGATCAAGTCCATGATGTAACGGACGTGATGAACGATCTGCCGTCCTACCGTTATCCGGCACCGCTGGGCGATGCACTGATCTCAAACCTTGATACCCTGCGTCCCAAGATGGAAGCCCTGGCTGACAAAGTGGCAGGTATTCCAATTGATGGATTAGATCTGCTCAGCCCAGTCGCCAACCCAACAAAAATTATGGGCACGCCGCAGAATTATAAAAAGCATGTGGACGAAACCTTCGCCGATGCCAACATCCACCACGGCAAACCAAAGCGCAGTCTCGCCGACCAAGGTCTTTTCTTGAAAGCTAACAGCGCCTTGGTTGGGCCATCAGCAGGCGTGACGCTTCGTTTTCCAGATCGGCGCACGGATCACGAGGCAGAACTGGGTGTGATTATCGGCAAAGTCGGATCAGAGATTTCTGAAGCAGACGCGCTTGATTACGTCGCGGGCTACGCCATTGCGCTGGATATGGTCGTCCGCGGACCAGAAGACCGAAGCTTTCGGAAATCAGTTGATAGCTATGCGGTGCTCGGCCCCTGGTTCGTCACCCGAGATGAAATTTCTGATCCGCAGGACCTAAACTTCAACATTAAAGTCAGCGGCGAAATTCGCCAGCAGGCCAACACCAAAGACATGATCCTGTCCGTCGCCAAACAAATTGCCTGGGCGTCAGAATTCTACACCCTGCATCCCGGCGATATCCTGATGTCCGGCACCTGCGAAGGCGTCAGCCAGGTTAAACCCGGCGATGAAATGGTGATAGAATTCGACGGCGTTGGGACCATGGTTATGGGGATAAACGAATAGAGTAAATCCGGAGATTATATAAAGCATGTCAAATTCGGATTGGGATATATCGGATGATGCAGCGGCGCTGCATGATCGGGCGGTAATCTGCAATACGACGCTCAAATCCATCGTGTCACTGGGCGCGGAACAACTTGGCGAGACCTTGCCGAGGTACTTGGCATCGGGTTTCACCTATGTGTCTTTGACCGTCGGTCTTGATGAAACGCCCTTGCAGGAAACCGTGCTCTATTGCGCGCGCGAACGCCGCCGCTACAAAAACTCAAAGGACTACATCTTCGTTGAGACCGTGGACGACATCCTCCGGGCGAAGAAAGAAGGCAAGCTCGCGGTCGGATTTCATTTTCAAGGATCAAATCCGCTTATGAGTGAACTCGCCATGGTTGAGCTTTATTACAACCTTGGCATCCGACACATGGTGATGGTCTTCAATCACAAAAACCCGGTCGGCGATGGTTGCCTTGAGCGCACCGACGGCGGCCTCAGCCAATACGGCATTCGATTAATCGAAGAAATGAACCGCGTCGGCATCATGGTCGATTGCACCCATGCCGGATATACGACAAGTATGGAAGCCATGGATGTTTCCAAAGAGCCTGTAATCTTTTCTCATTGCAATGTGCTCGGGCTTCGTGACCATCAACGCAACATTCGCGACGATCAGATTACCGCGTGCGCCAAGACCGGCGGCGTGATCGGGATCAGCGGTATCGCGCGGTTCATGGCAGATCCCCAAGATGATTCCACTGAAAAATTTTTTGAACATATTGATTATGTTACGAACTTGGTCGGCCCTGAGCACGTGTGTATTGGACTGGATCACAACTACTCGCTCACGACGCGGCACAAGTACTACGAGGACAATCCACACCTTCTGTCAAAAGACGATCCAAACTTCCCCTTCAAATACGTCCAGCCAGAACAATTTCCGAAACTCACGGAAATGATGCTCGAGAACGGATATAGCGAGAGCGATGTTGAAGGGATACTCGGAGAAAATTTCTTAAGAGTCGCTCGCCAAGTTTGGAAATAGCAAAAACCTTCACACGCCCGCTTGGTTAAAGACCTCGGCAATCGCCGCCGCCAAGGCTTCCCAATCGGGGATGGGCCGATCCTTCAGGGCATCGTTTAGGAGCAAACTTCGGTCTTTGAAATTAATGAAGACAGGGACGCCCGCGCCATAGTACGCCACCAGGAGTTGGACAACATCAGGAGCCTGGAAAGATTTGATGTCCTCAGTCGCCTTCGCCGCCAGCCCAGGTTTCCTGCCGAACCGTTCGGGGATGTGCTCCGTCGTTAGGTGAAACAAGACACCGCATTTGTCAGGCCGCAGCCCCTCCCTAAATGCATCGTCCAAGCGCCATAAGCAGTACCAGTCTTTACAGATTTCCGGCCAATCGGGGTAAATTCCGCATCCTTCATCAAAAACGCAGTTCGGGCACCAAATGTCTGCGTCCTTTTTAAAGTCAGGTTCGTCGATGACCAATTCCTTGCAGCACGCCGTACAGCGACCACATTCGCGCCCCACCACAAGCTGGTCGATTAACAAATTTTTTGCGTTATCAGGCATCTAAATTCGCTTCCGCCATATCTAAAGGAGGGTGTCGCGTGTTAAAATAATATGATCTCATAGATGGATACTGAATATCACAATGCTTTTGGTTGTCTAACCGCTTGGTGAAGGAAAATGCCCATGTATTTCTTCCGCAAAGTATCTTCAATCATTGTTATGTCCCTTCTGGCAGTCGGCTTGGTCGCAGGTGACGGATCGTTCTCTCCGGCGAATGCCAACCCGAAGAAAATTAAACGCATTTTCAAAAAGAATGACTCCGATGGTGACAATAAAATTTCTGCCGATGAATGGCCCAAGTCAACGGAAGCCTTTAAGAAAATTGATGCCGACGGCGATGGTTACCTGACGAAGAGCGAGTTCAAAAACTTTTTTGCCGGTGGCGGCGGCCCTGGCGGGAGTCCAAGAGCCGATAGAGGCGAGGGACCAAAACTTGAAGGAGAAATCCAAAGAAGCGACATCGACGAGACCTCTATGGTTGCCTTTAGGGCCCGCCTTAGTAACCCCGAGTCACAAGAAAGAGGGCTGCTTGAAAGTACATTGGAGCCGATTTACCCGGAAGGTTTAAAATGTCCCAAAATTGACCATATATATGGCGAGGAATGGCAGGGGCCCGTCCCCGACCGCATCCATACCGGTTCTGATATTCCCGCTGGCTGGGACGATCCGATCTACGCCATGGCTGACGGACAGGTCGTCGCGAAGTTCCTTGGGGAGAAGGGTCACCGGGGATTACAGTTAGTTCTTCGGCACACGCCGGAGGAAACAGGTCTGCCCGTATGGGTCTACACACTATATTCGCATTTTTTTAAATTGCCGACGTTGAAGGTCGGTGACCGCGTGCGCATGGGTGACTACCTGGGTCCCAATGGCGCAAGCGGGGTTCCCAGCAGGCACCGCGACCCGCACTTACATTTGACGGTCTACTATTCCACGTCTCCCGAATACGCGGTGTCCAGGAATTTCATTTTCCCACAGAAGCTTCATTTTACGGATGCTGTCGCCCTTTTTCGGGGAGGAATGCCCTTGCACCCCGCCAAGCTTCGAAAATTGCCCGATGACCAAAAGAAAGTGAAGATCGTTTACAAGACCAAGTCGGGCGAAATATCCAAACCGGGAAGCAAGTTCATTTGGCCCTTTGCATGTCGTAAAGAGTAGCCGGTGTAGGGAGAGGTCAATGAGTCGCATCATCCTAATTGCCATAATATGCCCCACCATTTTCCTGAGCGCCATAGCTGCGTTTGCTGCGGACTACAAAATCACTCACCTGGAACAAAGTCGGGTTTTTGCCGGCACGACCTTGCTGGCTGATATGTCTGATCCCAGTGAGCCCAAGGTGGTCGAGGTTGATTTTGACGGCACGGTCTTATGGAAGTTCACGCCGCCTCGGTCCATGAGCGGCGATATTCTGGACGCCGCCAAGCTCGCGAACGGAAATGTTCTGATCACCGTCCGAGACTCTGGAATTTATGAAATCAGGCGTGATGGTAGGGTCGTGTGGGGGCATGAAGATTCCGGCGCGTCCCACGATGCGGACCGTCTCCCCAATGGCAACACGCTATATAATCGCGGCTGGCAGGATAAGGGCGACGACGTGGTGCGGGAGATTGATCCCGAAGGCAAAATTGTTTGGGCTTGGACAGGACTCGCCGACTACGACCGCGAACCGTTTGAAGATATCGATGTCCATGGCTGGATGCATGTGAATTCAGTCTCGCGTCTGGCCAATGGCAACACCCTGGTCAGCATGCGCAACTTCAACACCGTCGCCGAAGTTGGCCAAAATGGACGTGTGGTACGGAGTTGGACGTTTAGAGGGAAAGACCGCCGATCAGGACTCAAGACCCGCGGCGAGATAAAGGGGCAGCGCAACCACGAACCTGAGATTCTCAAAAACGGTAACATGCTCTTGGCATTGCGACGGCCGAACCGCTTCGTTGAATTCAACCTTGAGACTCAAGAAATCGTGTGGAGTTGGAAGCACCCTGACGGCAATAGCGAGTTGCGCACCAACCGTGAAGCCAATCGCCTTCCCAATGGCAATACGCTTGGTTCGGCAGGTAATAAACTAATTGAAATCGCGCCGGATGGAACCATCGTCTGGCAAATGTTGGCTCCCAGTGGTAGCGATAACCATCGTAAATTTCACAAGGCCATTCGCATTGGCACAGACGGCAAGGCCTATGGTGGCTAGTATGGTGAATTCATGAATACCCCAACCAAATATTCCGATATGCATGTGCTTGTCGTCGAGGATGACAAGTTCATGCGCGATATGGTGCGCCGGGTCCTAGAGATGATCGGCGTGACTAAAATCACTGAGGCAACAGATGGCAGTGACGGCCTCAAGAAACTCGTTGAAGTGTCCCCTGATTTGATCGTCCTCGATATCATGATGGAACCGATGAACGGCCTACAGTTTCTAAAATCGGTTCGAACGGGTCTCAGTACCCGTCGTGATTATCCGGTCGTTGTCTTAACTGGATCAAATGATGAATCGGTCTTAGGGACGGCGATGTCATTGGATTGCAATGCATTCGTAGACAAAGCCGTAAGTCTCGGTGAAATTAAAGATCGCGTGGCACGGGTCATTGCGGACCCGGTACGCTTACGCAGCCCCGACGCTTATCAAGCCGTGCACATTCCAAACATTAAAAGCGGTGCTGTCATCGAAAGTCGGCTGCGGGCCTCCGCTCCCCCCCCTGCCAGAGCTCACGAAATTCCGCTCGAGATGGTCAAGCCGGGATCAACCCTGGCCCGTGATGTATTGTCGGATAATGGCAACGTGTTGATGATCGGAGGCACAGTTCTCGGCGTTTCAGTTTTAAACAACCTGAGAGACATCTCAAAGATCATCGATTTACCGACGCTTTGGGTTAAAGAATAGCGCCCTCAATTCCCCCTACCCCTTCAAGACCTTCAGCACTCGCTCCGGCGTAAACGGCATGTGAGTTAACCGCTTGCCGGTTAGTTTGTGGAAGGCATTGGCGATGGCGGCTCCGATAAAGGGATTGCCGATTTCTCCAAGGCCCGTGGGTTTGGTTGACCGATCAATGAATTCAACGTGGAGTTCTTCCGGGGCTTCCGACATTCGCAGGACTTCGTAGTCATGGAAATTTGACTGTTCGACCACGCCGTTTTTAATCGTCACGCGTTCTTTAAGGATGCTTGATATCCCGTAGATCATGCCGCTTTCAATATTGCGCCGCGCCATTTCAGGCTGCACAACGGTCCCGCCGTCAATCGCCGCCCAGACTTTATGCACGCGAATTTTTCCAGTCTTTTCATCGAGCGATATCTCGACAACGCCAGCACCCAAGGAGCCTGAGCGTTCACTGACCGAAAGCCCCACGGCACGGTCTTTGGGTCGCTTGTCGCCCCATTTTGACATCTCCGCCACTTTGTCGAAGACGCGCTTGGCCTTGGCGTTCATCGCCATGCGTTGACGGCGGAATTCCAGCGGGTCCAGTCCTTCGCTTTCCGCCATCTCGTCGACGACGCTTTCGATGGCGAAAATATTGAACGGGTGCGCCACCGCCCGCCAATGCTTCAAGCGGATGCCATGGGATTGGCCGCGACGTTCTATCAACTGATTGGGAATACCGTAGTACCGATCCAGCTTAATGCCCGAGACTGTCAGCCTAGGACCATCCCCAACGACGCAGTGCTTCCACCCGGCGATCTTGCCGCTGGCATCCAACGCCGCCTCAACACACTGATAAGTTTGCGGACGAAACATGCCATAGGCGATGTCGTCTTCCCGGGTCCAGATCATCTTCACCGGACGTTTCACCTGACGTGCAACAACAGCAGCCTCGACCGTGTAGTCGGAGATTGAACGCCGACCGAACCCACCACCCAGATACATTTGATGATGATCCACCTGAGACGTTTCCAACCCAAGTGCGCGGGCAATATAACGCCGCGAAATGCCGGGGGCTTGTGTCCCCTCCCATACTTCAACACCGTCGCCTGCCGCATTAAATCGCGCCACGGCGTTCAGCGGTTCCATCTGCGCGTGGTAGCCGTAGTCAGACCTAAATTCCCGCCGGAAAATTTTGCCACCTTTGGTCTTGGAGAAAGCAGCACCGACGTCGCCTTTCTCCTTCACCGTCTTGGACGGGGCGGATGAACTGCCTGCCACCTTCGCATAGGTGTCTTCCAACGAAGCTTCTGAATCATAGCCTTCGGCCATGGCATCCTTCGCCCACTCCACTTTTAGCTCGGCTTTGGCTGCCAGCACATGCTCGAACGTATCTGCGACCACGGCAACGCCATGGCTCACAGGAACGACATCGACCACACCGCGCATGGCTTTGATCTTCGCATCATTCCAGCTTTGCGGGCTGGCTTGCTGCACCGGGGCATGCAAGGTCCCTGCATAGACCAGTCCCGGTAGGTGAACATCGATGGCGAACTTGGCCGAGCCATCCACTTTTTCTGGAATATCGCGCCGAGGGACTGACTTTCCGATCAGTCGGAATTGGCTTTTCTTTTTAAGCTCAGATTTAGCCACCGCTGGCATTTTCGCGGGTACATCTGCAAAAGCAGAGATTTCACCATAGGTCATTTTCCGGCCTGTGGATTTATGAACAACGCGGCCCGGCTCCGTCGTCAGGCTGGCTTTGGACACACCCCATTTTTTAGCTGCCGCCGCGATCAATACCTTCCGCACCTGAGCACCGGCAATGCGCATGTCGTTATAATAATATGCAATCGCGTGACTGCCGAAGATGCCCATGAGTTTCCGCGACCGGCCCCGGCGCGTCATGGTATAGCCGTAAACTTTGGGCTCTGCTGGTGCCATCTCTAATGTCACCTTGTCCCAATCCGCATCCAGTTCTTCAGCCAACACGGTGGGAACCCCGGTCATAGACCCCTGCCCCATTTCGGCGGCGGGTGTGATGATGGTGACCTTGTTGTCCGGCGTAATCCGAACCCACGCGCCGACATTGCGCTCCGACGTTCGTGCTTCCGCCGCTCCGATCAATGACGCCCCTTTGGGGCTGACCGCAACGGCGAATGTCAGTCCGGCACTGCCTGCTATAAATCCGCGCCGTGAAACCTTGATCTTTTTTGCACTGAGATATGTCATGGCTTAGCCCTCCTTCGCTGCGCGCTGGATGGCGGCAATGATCCGGGTGTAGGTTCCACACCGGCAGATGTTGCCGTTCATGTGAGAAACGATTTGATCCCGGGTCGGGTCGGGAGTGGCTTTTAACAACTCAGCTGCCTTCATGATCTGACCTGACTGGCAGTACCCACATTGCGGCACTTGCTCAGCGATCCAAGCCTTTTGAAGGGCGTGGCTTTTACCCATCGACAGGCCTTCGATGGTTGTGACTTCCGCCCCATCAACATCGGAGAGCGCCGTCTGACACGACCGCACCGCCTTACCGTTAACGTGAACAGTGCAGGCTCCGCAGAGCCCAGCCCCGCACCCGAACTTTGTTCCGGTAAGTTGCAAATGTTCGCGGATCGCCCACAGCAGCGGTGTATCCCCCTCAGCCGACACCGTTGCCCGCTTGCCGTTAATATTAAAAGCAACCATGACGTTCTCTCCTGACCCTTTGACAAGATTAAACCCAAATTTTTAGAAATCGCGCCAAGCCCTGTGCGCGTTATTTCGATAAAGTTTGGACTTCTTTGTGGCCAGGATCAAGCCTGTAACGAAAGATTGAATGAAGGTCCCGAAGTTTGGAAAATGGAAACGTATTGATGGCCAATCGATTTACCGACGCTGTCGAATCAGCAACAGCGTCAGCCAGGTTAATTCTGGCAACGTGATGAGAGTGATCTTTAACGGCACCGGCGAGATGGTCGTCAGAATTAACGGCTAAGCAGTTAACATGCTGTCGCCGTCTACGGTCGCCTTCCCCTCACCGCCAAAGCGTGTGGCGAAGTAGCCAATAATCAGGCCGAGAACAGCCCCTTCCAAACTGAACCAGAAGGGCGATTGCAGAAGCCCATTCAGACCAAACACACTCTCCATCATGGCCTTCATCGCGTCATAGGCGAAGAACGTGAGCACAAAATTCATCCATGTCCCGACAAACGGCGCACGAACCCACCACGGCAGTGGCAAATTAAGGATGGGATGGCGTGTTACGACGCCGAAAACACCAATGATGGCGCCTACTGTCGGATACCACAGTAATATGCCCCACCGAAGAAAGTCGCCCCCATCCGGCAGATAGTAAGGCACCATGATAAATCCGATAAGTCCGAAGATCAGTCCAATCCCCTTGCCGATGGCAATCCGCGTGAAAAGCGAAGGATTTTCAAACATGATGATCCACCTTTCAGTGACCTTCTAAAATTCGAAACATTATAGACCCAACGCCACCATTCCGCCTTGACCTAAGCCAACTTTGATCGCTCAAGAAAAATCTCGTACACTCGCCGAAATCAAAATTATTGTTCCCAAGGAGCCTCCCATGGATATCTACGACCGCATTCCCTATTCCGCCATTGTTGACCGTAAACCGTTGAAACTTCCTGATGGCGGGCGGGTAATTGTTTGGCCTGTTGTTAATTTGGAAGAATGGGTGCCGACGGAGCCCTTGCCACGGCGGATCCTGACGCCTCCGGGGGAAGGCCAGCATGTGCCGGATATCCCGAACTGGTGCTGGTACGAATACGGTATGCGGGTTGGCATTTGGCGGATGATGGAGGTGCTGAACGAATTCAACATCACACCGACTGTTTCGATGAATGGCACCGTCGTCGATGTTTATCCCAGGGTCAGTGAAGAAGCCCTAAAACTCGGCTGGGAATTCATGGGCCATAGTTTTGTGCAGAAACCGATGTTCCAACTCGATGATGAACTCGAAGCCATCCAAAAGACCAGCGAACACCTAAAAGCTTTCTGTGGCTACAAACCGCGCGGATGGATGGGCCCTGGCCTGACCCAGACGGAAAAGACACCTGAACTACTAGTAGAAGGTGGGTTCGAGTACACCGCCGATTGGATTTTGGATGATCAGCCCTGTTTGGTGAACACTGACAACGGGCCGCTTTATTCCGTGCCCTACACGACGGAACTTAATGACATCCCGATTATGCTGTCCCAAGCCCATGTCTCCACCATCCTTTATGACCGGACGATGGATTACTTCAATACACTCTACCGCGAGGGCGAAAGCAACGTGCGGGTGATGTGTGTGGCGGTCCATCCCTATATCCACGGCGTGCCGCATCGTATTCCCTACTTCCGCAAAATTTTTGAAGAACTCTCAAGCAAGCCCGGCGTGGTATTCATGACGGGGGCTGAGATTCTGGACTGGTATCTGGCACAGCAGGACTAAACCATGACTGACACCACACATAAAAAGGCGTTAATAACGGGAGCATCAGCAGGGCTCGGCCTTGAAATTTCGCGCGCTCTGGCACAGGAGGGCTACGATGTCGCCCTGACCAGCCGCGATGCAGGGAAGTTGGAGAGCGTACTCAGCCATGACGACTTCGCCAACGTGAAGACCGTCGCCATCGAACTTGAACTCGCCTCAGAAGACAGCGTTAACCGCGCGATTAAAACGGCAACGGATGAGCTGGGCGGCATTGATGTTCTCGTCAACAATGGGGCCACCCCGCTGATTAAGCCGGCGATTGAGGTTACATGGCAAGAGTGGGACAGGGTTGTCGATGCGACCTTGAAGGGGACTTATTTTCTGACCTGCCGATTTGCTGAGCATTGCATAAATACGGAGCGTGCTGGATCGGTCATTAACATCGCATCTACCCACGGCATTGTCGGATGGCCCCTCCGAACAGTTTACGGCACCGCCAAGGGCGGCATGATCCAGATGTCGCGCATGCTGGCCATCGAATGGGCAGATAAAAACATCCGCGTTAATACGGTTTCCCCGGCAACCGTGATGACAGAGTCCAGAATGGAATCCTTAAGTGACCCGAAGAACCGCGCGAGCATGCTTGGACGCATTCCCACCGGCCGCTTTGTCGAAGCCTCCGAAATCGCCGCCGCCACACTTTATTTCGCCGACCCAGACAATGCCTCCGTCACCGGACAAATGCTGGTCATCGATGGCGGACTGACAGCGGTTTAAAGCGGACTTTTTACCGGAGAATAAAATGTCGGAGCAAGAGTCTGAAAGTGTGGGACGCCACGACCAAGGATTTCTGGCGATCAGTGATTGGCTGATTGAGGGCGCGCTGGGTGAAATTGATCTTGAGGCACAGTTCCTCATCTTCTGCCGTCGCCTCCATGAAGCGGGAATCCCCTTGATGCGGGGGCACCTTGCGACCCGCGCCCTACACCCCTTATTTGTTGCCGCAACCGCCACCTGGGAACGCGACGGCAAGGCAGAGGTTACCCGAATTCGATCTGAAGATGATAATGGTGAGGACTGGAAGCAAAGCCCTTTATCTAGGCTGTTGCAGTCGAGGAAACCCGACGTCCGCTACCGACTTAGCGCCGATGGTGATTGGCAAGAATTCCCCCTGCTCGTCAGTTTTAAAGAACGAGGCGCCACCGATTACTATGCTCAACTCGTCATGTTTAGCGAAGCCCGACAAGCACGATTGCGCCAGGACGGCTGCATCTTGTCCTGGACCAGCGATCACCCAGATGGGTTTAGTGATGACCAGATCAATGTCCTTCGCTGGCTTGGCTCTCGGTTCGGCGTCGTCGCCAAGCTGGATAAGCGCGAGCGGACAGCTATCAATGTTGTCTCGGCTTATCTCGGTTCCGATGCAGGACGGCGGGTGCTCGATGGACAGATCAAGCTCGGCGATGGAGAAGTTATTCCGGCGGTTATTTGGTTTAGTGACCTCCGCCAATCAACACCGCTCGCTGATCGATTGGCGGGCGATGACTTCCTACAGGTCTTGAATACTTATTTCCAATGCACAGCTGGAGCCGTTTTGGACCACGGCGGCGAAGTCCTCCGGTTTATTGGTGATGCGGTGCTGGCGATATTCCACGTCGACGGCGTCGATGGTCACACCCGTGCTGCCCGTGTCGCCTTAGCCGCAGCTCGCGATGCCGAAAGACGTCTCGCCGAAGTCAACGCAACCCGCACAGAAAGCGGCGAAGAAGCCCTCGACTTCGGGCTAGGTCTGCATTCGGGAGACCTGATGTTTGGTAACATTGGTGTGCCGGAGCGGGTTGAATTTTCCGTTGTTGGCCCTGCTGCCAACGAGGTCGCTCGGCTTGAAAACCTGACTAAGGACCTAGACCGCCGTATTCTAGTTTCTGAAGCCTTCGCCGATTTACTACCGTTACAATGGGAGAAATTAGGCGCCCAACAGGTAAAAGGCGTCGCCAGCGAAATGACCGTATTTGCACCGCCAAGAGGATAGGCGAACTCGCAAGTCAACTTGCTAAACTCTATAGTACAGTTCTAAATTTTACATTACGCCCCAATCTAGCCGAGTTCTTTATGGAGAGCTGTTTTGAGATCAATCAATTTTATTGTTGCACTGCTAATCGGCCTTCTCGTTGATGGATCAGCGACGGCACAACCCAAAAATATTCTAACTTTGGTCGTGAGCCCATTTCCTCCCTTCATCATCGTCAATAAAGAAACGGTTTCTGGATTTATTCCTGATTTGATACGTGAAGCGGCATTAAAGTCCGGAATAGAGCATAAATTCGAAATTTTCCCTTGGAAAAGGGCGTATCAAACCGTCCTAGAAGGTCCCCGAATGGCCCATATGGCACTGGCTCGGACGCCACAAAGAGAAAATAAATTTCAATGGGTACATCCGCTCTTTAAAGCCGAAATTGTGTTTATCACCAATCATTCCCCCCCTCTGGGAATGGAAAAAGCCAGGGCAATACAAACGGTTTGCGTCGTCGGTGCGACTCCGATGCTTAAGTTCTTAAAAAAGAATGGATTTAAAAATATCTATGAGGTTACCAAGATAAGAACATGCGCCAGCCTGCTTAAAAAAGATAGAGTGAGCGCTATATTCGGAGGCTGGTTCAGCACCCTTCACGCATTTAAAGAACAAGGCTTAACTGTCAAACATTTGGAAAAAGGTCCGGCAATTCTATCACTGGACATCTACTTAGCGGTTTCCAAAGATGTCGATCAGACAACTGTAAAAAAGCTCCGCTCTGCATTGCGCAACAGCAGCAAGGATGGGACCTACAACAAATTTCTATCCCTATATGATTTAGGCAGTTTAACCGCGCCTCAATATCAAACCTCATCGCCTAAATAGAAGAACTAAGGATCAACGAATTTAATCCCGCGATGAAACTTTAAACGCTATTCGGGTTTAATCCGTTTGTGAGTTTTCAGGCAATCGAGCAGACCCTTCGACCAAAACATAATCGCTGATCTTGTATATTAATATTTTCTAATGTAATGATGCTGGTTCCTTGTAAATAAACCAACAGCGGAGTTTGCCATGTCTGATGCACCGCCCCTAACCCTTGATACCCGCTTCCAAGAATTCAGCAATGGCTGGCGGGAACGGGGCCCGGGCATTTTAATATGTGTCACTGTCGCGGCCGCGGCTCAGCTTTTGTCACAACATTACGGCGCACCTCAGATGCTGTTTGCCTTGCTGCTGGGTATGGCCTTCAATTTCTTGTCGGAAGAAGGCCCCTGCGTCACCGGCATCCAGTTTTCCGCGACGACGTTGCTGCGGTTCGGCGTCGCACTGTTGGGCCTGCGCATTACCATTGATCAGGTCTTGGGACTGGGGTTGGATACGGTCGCGTTACTGGCGGGTGGTGTG
The Rhodospirillaceae bacterium DNA segment above includes these coding regions:
- a CDS encoding xanthine dehydrogenase family protein molybdopterin-binding subunit, which encodes MTYLSAKKIKVSRRGFIAGSAGLTFAVAVSPKGASLIGAAEARTSERNVGAWVRITPDNKVTIITPAAEMGQGSMTGVPTVLAEELDADWDKVTLEMAPAEPKVYGYTMTRRGRSRKLMGIFGSHAIAYYYNDMRIAGAQVRKVLIAAAAKKWGVSKASLTTEPGRVVHKSTGRKMTYGEISAFADVPAKMPAVAKSELKKKSQFRLIGKSVPRRDIPEKVDGSAKFAIDVHLPGLVYAGTLHAPVQQASPQSWNDAKIKAMRGVVDVVPVSHGVAVVADTFEHVLAAKAELKVEWAKDAMAEGYDSEASLEDTYAKVAGSSSAPSKTVKEKGDVGAAFSKTKGGKIFRREFRSDYGYHAQMEPLNAVARFNAAGDGVEVWEGTQAPGISRRYIARALGLETSQVDHHQMYLGGGFGRRSISDYTVEAAVVARQVKRPVKMIWTREDDIAYGMFRPQTYQCVEAALDASGKIAGWKHCVVGDGPRLTVSGIKLDRYYGIPNQLIERRGQSHGIRLKHWRAVAHPFNIFAIESVVDEMAESEGLDPLEFRRQRMAMNAKAKRVFDKVAEMSKWGDKRPKDRAVGLSVSERSGSLGAGVVEISLDEKTGKIRVHKVWAAIDGGTVVQPEMARRNIESGMIYGISSILKERVTIKNGVVEQSNFHDYEVLRMSEAPEELHVEFIDRSTKPTGLGEIGNPFIGAAIANAFHKLTGKRLTHMPFTPERVLKVLKG
- a CDS encoding (2Fe-2S)-binding protein, with product MVAFNINGKRATVSAEGDTPLLWAIREHLQLTGTKFGCGAGLCGACTVHVNGKAVRSCQTALSDVDGAEVTTIEGLSMGKSHALQKAWIAEQVPQCGYCQSGQIMKAAELLKATPDPTRDQIVSHMNGNICRCGTYTRIIAAIQRAAKEG
- a CDS encoding polysaccharide deacetylase family protein — encoded protein: MDIYDRIPYSAIVDRKPLKLPDGGRVIVWPVVNLEEWVPTEPLPRRILTPPGEGQHVPDIPNWCWYEYGMRVGIWRMMEVLNEFNITPTVSMNGTVVDVYPRVSEEALKLGWEFMGHSFVQKPMFQLDDELEAIQKTSEHLKAFCGYKPRGWMGPGLTQTEKTPELLVEGGFEYTADWILDDQPCLVNTDNGPLYSVPYTTELNDIPIMLSQAHVSTILYDRTMDYFNTLYREGESNVRVMCVAVHPYIHGVPHRIPYFRKIFEELSSKPGVVFMTGAEILDWYLAQQD
- a CDS encoding SDR family oxidoreductase; translated protein: MTDTTHKKALITGASAGLGLEISRALAQEGYDVALTSRDAGKLESVLSHDDFANVKTVAIELELASEDSVNRAIKTATDELGGIDVLVNNGATPLIKPAIEVTWQEWDRVVDATLKGTYFLTCRFAEHCINTERAGSVINIASTHGIVGWPLRTVYGTAKGGMIQMSRMLAIEWADKNIRVNTVSPATVMTESRMESLSDPKNRASMLGRIPTGRFVEASEIAAATLYFADPDNASVTGQMLVIDGGLTAV
- a CDS encoding adenylate/guanylate cyclase domain-containing protein, translating into MSEQESESVGRHDQGFLAISDWLIEGALGEIDLEAQFLIFCRRLHEAGIPLMRGHLATRALHPLFVAATATWERDGKAEVTRIRSEDDNGEDWKQSPLSRLLQSRKPDVRYRLSADGDWQEFPLLVSFKERGATDYYAQLVMFSEARQARLRQDGCILSWTSDHPDGFSDDQINVLRWLGSRFGVVAKLDKRERTAINVVSAYLGSDAGRRVLDGQIKLGDGEVIPAVIWFSDLRQSTPLADRLAGDDFLQVLNTYFQCTAGAVLDHGGEVLRFIGDAVLAIFHVDGVDGHTRAARVALAAARDAERRLAEVNATRTESGEEALDFGLGLHSGDLMFGNIGVPERVEFSVVGPAANEVARLENLTKDLDRRILVSEAFADLLPLQWEKLGAQQVKGVASEMTVFAPPRG